The sequence TTGACCCCATTACCAGAATTGAGGGGCATTTAAGAATAGAGGCAAAGGTAGAAAACGGCGTCATAACCGACGCGTGGTCAAGCAGCACCATGTTCCGCGGCATAGAGAAAATCCTTCAGGGGCGTGACCCCCGCGACGCGTGGTACATTACCCAGAGGTTCTGCGGAGTCTGTACCACAGTTCACTCCATAGCCTCCATCAGGGCTGTGGAAAACGCCGTGGGGATGAAGGTTCCCTTCAATGCAGAGATGATCAGAAACGTTATCATGGGGATGCAGTATGTGCAGGACCACGTGATACATTTCTATCACCTCCACGCTCTGGACTGGGTGGATATAGTATCAGCCCTGTCTGCCGATCCGGTTAAGACGGCGGCTCTTCAGGAGTCGATCTCCGACTGGAAATACAGCAGCGCGGACTACTTCAGGGGCATACAGGAGAGGCTTGCCGCCTTCGCTAAAACAGGCAGGCTCGGACCCTTCGGCAACGCGTACTGGGGACACCCCGCGTACAAGCTTCCGCCGGAGGCTAACCTTATGGCTGCTTCCCATTATCTTCAGGCTCTTGAGGTGCAGAAAGAGATAATCAAGGTGCACGCCATCCTCGGCTCCAAAAACCCGCACCCGCAGACCTTCCTCACAGGCGGCATGTCCATCCCATGCGATCCGAACAGCCAGAACGCTATCAACGCCGACAAGATAGCAATGATCATGGAATGCAACAAAATAGCGAAAGAGTTCGTGGAAAAGGTATATGTTCCGGACATCATAGCGGTTGCCCCCTTCTACCTTGACTGGGCGGCAATAGGCAAAACCTCCGGCAACTATATGTCCTACGGCGAATTTCCCGACGGAAGGGAGGGTTATCCCAATAACCTCTGGCTTCCCGCCGGAATAATTAAAAACGGTGATCTTTCAACAGTTCATCCCGTTGACCATACGAAAATAACTGAGGATGTTGTTCACTCATGGTATAAGGACACGGGTCCCAGACACCCGTGGGAAGGCGCAACCGATCAGAAATATACAGGTCCCAAGCCTCCCTATGAATTTCTCGACGTTGAGCAGAAATACTCCTTCGTGAAATCGCCCAGATATGAAGGCGCTCCCATGGAGGTCGGTCCTCTGTCAAGGATGCTTGTAGCCTACGCCTCAGGTCATAAAGAGGTTCAGGATGCGGTAAACTATGTACTTACCACGCTCGGGGTGGGTCCGGAAGTTCTGTTCTCAACCCTTGGCAGAACAGCCGCAAGAGCAGTGGAAACACTTGTAGTTGCAGGAAAAATGGAAACATGGCTTATGGCTCTCGCCGCTAATATCAATACAGGCGACTACGCCATACAGGATAACTCCAAGTGGGATCCCACCACATGGCCTGTGCAGGCTCAGGGTTACGGCTGGCACGAAGCTCCCAGAGGCGCTCTCGGTCACTGGATAGTTATCCAGAACAAGGAGATCAAGAATTATCAGGCTGTTGTCCCCTCAACATGGAACGCTGCTCCCCGAGATGACAAGGGTGTGAGAAGCCCATATGAGGAAGCTCTCATCGGAACTCCAATAGCGGATCCTGAAAGACCTCTTGAAATTCTCAGAACCATACACTCGTACGATCCGTGCCTCGCATGCGCAGTGCATGTGTATGATGAAAAGAACGAACTGAAAAGCAAGGTTCAGATACTGTAAAAGAAACGGGGGGCTCTTCGGGGCTCCCTTTGTTTGCTGCAAATAATTGCAGACTGCCGCGTCGCTTACGCTCCTTGCGGTGACGCTGTTTTGGGTACTGCAAACGGGAGCGAAGGACTCTACTAATTATTAACGGTGGTTTAATGAGGCTTCTTGTTCTGGGAATCGGCAACGTGCTTATGAATGACGATGCTGCGGGTGCGCTTGTCGTCCGCAGTCTGGAGGAGAAGTACGCGGATGCGGATGAGAATCTCCGTGTGATAGAGGGAGGAACCCTCGGTCTTGATCTGCTTCCTCTTGTGGAATGGGCGGACAGACTTGTGCTTGCAGATGCGGTGGATTTGAATTTACCTGCCGGAACTGTGGTTAAGATAGAGGGTGAGGATGTTGCCCCTGTTTTCGAGAGTAAACTTTCACCCCACCAGATGGGGATGAAGGATCTGCTGCTCACCGCCGAGCTTGCCGGATACCGCCCGCCGGAGGTTGTTCTTTACGGTATTCAGGTTAAATCCATCCAGATGGATATGACACTCTCCCCCGAAGTTGCCGAAGGCTGTCCGAAGCTAAGGCATTATATTGAGGATGAAATAGAAAATTTTCTCTCCGCCCGTGCAGAGGCAGAATAAATTCCAAATGTTATTTTGACAAAAAAAGCCCTCAGTGTTATTTTTACCTCAAAGCATCATTCGATGGCGGGGTATTTTGTGCCCCATAATCTTTATAATCTCGCAGAAGGTGAACATGGGTATTGCGTTCTGGAAAATGAGCGGAAGCGGGAACGATTTTATCATCATTGACAACCGTGACGGCAAAATGAATAAGTTCGATCCCCGACAGTTTATACCGAAAATATGCGCACGGAGTCTTTCCGTCGGCGCTGACGGTGTTTTTTACATAGAAAATTCGGACGAAGCGGATTTTCAATGGCAGTTTTTCAACTCAGACGCTTCAGTGGCGGAAATGTGCGGAAACGGCGCCAGATGTGTCGCCAGATATGCCTTTCTCAACGGAATAGCCGGAAAAAACATGCGCTTTAAGACTCTTGCGGGAATTATAGAAGCGGAGATCAAGGAGAGCGTTAACGTCAAGGTACTTATGACTAAGCCTTTTGACTACAAAAAAGGCATAGTGCTTGACGTTGCGGGCAGCAAACGGGAGCTGTCCTTCATCAACACCGGAGTCCCCCATGCCGTTATCCTCACAGATGATATTGACACCTTTGATGTTTTCAATACAGGCAGAGCGGTGCGCTACCATGATTACTTCGCGCCGAAGGGAACAAACTTCAACGTTTATGCCAAAACGGGCGAAAGCTCATTTAAGATAAGAACATACGAAAGAGGCGTGGAGAACGAAACCCTCGCCTGCGGCACAGGCTCAGTTGCCTGCGCCATATGCGCCGTTAAGGACGGCATTGCGAAAAGTCCGGTAACTCTCCGCACTATGGGCGGAACAGACCTCATGGTACACATCGAAAGCGACGAAAAGGTGTTCCTTGAGGGCGAGGCAAGGGTGATTTACACCGGAGAGTTCACCGAAGAATCCTATATGTACTGATGAACGGAGGGAATAGATGTTCAGAGGCAGCTTTGTAGCTATAGCGACCCCCATGAAAAACGGAAAGGTTGATGAGGAAAGTTTAAGAAACCTTATTGAGTTCCAGATAGAGAGCGGCACGGACGGTGTTGTCCCCTGCGGAACCACAGGCGAATCAGCCACACTCACTTATGAAGAGCATTGCAGAGTAATTGAAATAGTCATAGATCAGGTGAAGAAACGTGTTCCTGTTGTTGCGGGCTCAGGCTCAAACAGCACTCATGAGTCGATATTTCTCACGCAGCACGCGCAGAAGGCGGGCGCCGACGGAGCGCTTGTTATCACCCCGTACTATAATAAACCCACGCAGGAAGGGCTTTATCAGCACTTTAAAGCTATAGCCGAGTCCGTGAAGATTCCTCTTCTGCTTTACAATGTTCCCGGCAGAACCGCCGTTAACGTGCTTCCGCAGACTGTTATCAGGCTTTCAAAAGTCGACAATATCGTCGGCATCAAGGAAGCCAGCGGTTCAATGGATCAGGCGGGTGAAATTATCGCCGGAACAGATTCCTCATTCGCGCTTCTCAGCGGCGAGGATTCACTCACCTATCCCCTTTACTGCATAGGCGCAAAGGGAGTGATCTCCGCCTCCACAAATGTTGTGGCGAAAGATATGGGCGATATGTGGGACTCTTTTGAGAAAGGGGACATGGAGACTGCAAGAAAGCTCCACTACAAGCTGCTCCCCGTGTTCAAGGCTCTTTTCCTTGAAACAAACCCCATACCCGTTAAAAAGGCTCTGTATCTTATGGGGCTTGCGGGTGATGAGATCAGGCTTCCCCTTGTGCCCATGACGGAGGAAGGAACAGCGAAACTCAGAACCGCACTTACAAACGCGGGCATAAAATTGACAAGGTAATATATTAATGGATAAGGTTAAAGTTTGTATGGTCGGCGCCGCAGGCAAAATGGGGCGCCGCATAATCTGCCTTCTGGCGGAAAGTGATAAGGCGGAGCTGAAAGGCGCTCTGGAACATTCGGCAAGCTCATTTCTGAGTATGGACGCGGGAGAAGTGGCAGGCTGCGGCAAAAACGGCGTGAGCATAACTTCGGATCTTGGTACTGCTGTGAAAGGTTGTGATGTCATTATAGATTTCACAGGCTGCGAGCCGACAATGCACGCTCTCCCCGGATATGTGCGCTTTGGTGTACCTGCCGTCATCGGCAGCACGGGCTTTACTCCGGAGCAGACTGAGAAGCTTAAGGAAGCATCGGAGAAAATGCCTCTTCTTGTTTCCCCGAATATGAGCCTCGGCGTTAACCTCACCTTCAAGGTGCTTGAAATGGTGGCGAAAGCCATAGGAAATACATACGACATAGAGATTGTGGAGGCTCACCACAGGCTTAAAAAAGACGCTCCCAGCGGAACAGCCATGAAGATGGGCGAGGTTGTGGCGAATGCCACAGGACGCAACATCGACAAGGACGGAGCTTTCTGCCGTAAAGGCATAATCGGTGAGCGCACCGACAGAGAGATCGGAATGCAGACCCTCCGCGCGGGCGATATTGTCGGCGAGCATACTGTTATGTTCTGCGGTCAGGGCGAGCGCATAGAGATAACCCACAGGGCGCACACCAGAGATACCTTCGCTCAGGGAGCAATCTCCGCCGCCGCATGGCTGAAGGGGAAAGATAAAGGTCTGTACAATATGTACGATGTGCTTGGGCTGTAGTTAAGTTAACTTCCTAATATGAAATAAATAAGGGAACCTGTCACTGGTTCCCTTTATTTTTTTACTGCTGATTCTGCTTTGACTGCGCAATTATTTTATCGTAACAGTTTTCACAGAAGCAGGGACGCCATTCGTACTGAGTGAGAATCTCCGAAGGAAGCGGAGGCTTGCCCACACACCAGCATGTGCCGTTTGATTTTTTCAGCGCAGCGCACTTATTGTCTTGCCCGCACATAGGGCATTTGTCAGCAGATTCCCGCATTTATCCTCTTAATGAGTATGAACATCCTGTGTCATTTTTATCAGTTCGGCGGCGTTTGCCAGTCCGTTTTGCTGAACAGAGACTTTACCGTCCGCGTCGAATATTATAAAGGCAGGCGACTGAATGTTATAATGAAGAAGCGAATCCATATTCTCCGATGCGAGAAAAACTCCCGCAGTAAGTTTGATCCCGCCGGACATGCTGTTGAACTTCGCTATTTCGGCTTGAACCGCATCGCCTTCCTGAGGCGCGTTGACAAACTGAAGAAGCGGCAGCGCGCCTTCGGCTTTTGCCTTCGCGATGAACATGTTGACTGGTTTTCTGGAATCAACTATGGACGGCCATGCGCTCATCAGAATCATGGCTCCCACTGCCAGAATAAATACAGGTATAAAAATTTTCTTCATTTTTCCTCCGTTAATTAAGAACTATTCATATGGGTTATAAGGTCTGAACATATCACCGGAGTTTTGTTCAGAACAAGTTAGTAAATTAAAAAAAGGAGGCATACGCCCCCTTCATTCCTTTGGACTCTTTAAAGATAATTGTTTTCGGAAACAGCCCTTAATAATAAAATAAAGCTATTTCCATGAGAGCCTTCCGAAAGAAGAAGGACTCCCCCCTCAGGGATTACTATAACATAATTTTTAAAAATTCAAACTTATTTTTCATAAAATCACATTAAACTGCTATAATTTCTTTCATAATAAAAAAAGAATTTATTCAGAGTGAACATATAAACATTAGATTTATGCAGCCGACATACATTTTTCTTATAAGTAATTTAATCAATCAATTGAGTGTTGGTTTCATCATTGTTTTAATGTATTCTGAGCTTTATAATGTGTAAAAAGTTTTCTTACATATAAAGAGTCTTAAAAGGTGGATTATGCTGAAAGACTGCATATTTGAAAAAGGCGAGTTTATTTCGGTGTTCAGCGGATATTACGAAAATGAGAACGGAGCGGCGCCGGATCATGAAATTCTTTTCGGAGCCGGACAGTTTTTTGACAACTGCTTCACCGATATTCCCGGAAGCAAGCCGGCGGAGGATTTCAGCAATGCCGTAAGAGACGCGGGACAGAACGGACAGACTGTGGTGGTTCCGCTTACCAGAGCTATAGCGTGGGCGCTGTGCAGAATTTGTGATGATATAAAAAACAGCCCAGTGAAGCAGGGTTCACATGCCCGCCTTCTGGAAGCGCTTGAACTTCTCCGCAAGCCGCTGAAAAAGTTAGAAACAACAGACGGCTCCGAAGTAAGAGATATGTTCAGGTTCATAAAGAACAACGATACTACCGCAAAGCTGCTTAATTCATATAAAGGGTTAAGGGTCTTTCACTCCGCTGAGATACTGGAGATCTGCGGGGATGACCGCATTATAATGCAGGTGCATCCTGAACAGATAAAGGCTCTTGAGATTGAAGGTTATACATGTATTACCCATAAGCTTCTTCCCCAGCAGATCACTGCGGATGTCAAAAGCATGGACTCTGCAAGCGGCGTTGTTGAGTTCGTCAATCTTGTTATCCTGAAAAAACCTTTTGACAGAAGGAAGATCTACCGCCTCCAACCGGAGAAGCCCATTACCGCGGTGCTTTTTGCGGAAGGAAACCGCACAGAGGTTGAGATTGTCGATGTTTCTCTGCGAGGAATTTCACTCCGCCTGAGAGAGAATACTGTCGGCTCCGAATCGGAAGTCAGAATCAGCTTTACGCTCCCGCTCGATGAGGGCAAGGAGATGATTCTTCGGGGCAAGCTGAAATATATTTTCTGCGAAGAGATCTGCAAGATGGGGCTTGAGACCTTTCCTGATCATTCGCAGGAGGCTCTCATTAAGAGGTATCTCATCGAAAGGATGAAGAAAATAGAAAAAGAACTCACCTGAGAGGAGGAACAGAAGCTTGGGAAATCCTGCCGCTCAGACTGATTTTGAAAAACATAACCGCTATCTGGAAAACATCTGCCGGGAGCTTTCCGCAGGCGCAGTCCAAGCGCCGATAAGCTGGATGCTCTATGAAAAAGAGCATTCACTGCTCACCCGCAGGGAGACTGAACAGGTTCAGCAGAGGATACTCGCCGTGCTGCGGGAGAATTATATCTACCCTGCGGCACAATCCGGCGCCATAAGCCATGAGCTCATCCGTGCGGCTGATCTTGTTTTCAGAAGCGGATTTAAGGTGCTGAAAAATTCGTCGGACGGTGTCTGTTATAAAAAAGCTTCCGAAGCGTTTTCTGCGATAAAAGATGATAAACAGCATTACAGCAGGCTGAATCTGGCGTTCTGCATGTTTGTTCTGGATGTTTTCAGAGGATCAAGGGACGCGAAAGCGGATCTCTTAGAGCGTATCTGCACACTCAACACAAACACATTTCTCCCCGGGCAGCAATACCTGAACGGTTTCCTTGAGCTTATGCGCTCTCTCTTCACAAAGGAATCCATTCTTGATATTTTTATAAACCGAATCTTTAAGGGCAGGTTCTGGAACAGTGATCTTAACTCCAAGAAATCCTGCTTTCTCTGGGTCTTCCCCATATTCTGGACATGCTTCGGCATAGAGCGGGAGTTTAAGGCTGTTTATCCTGTCTGGCTGGACATTTTCAGAAAAGCGATGCAGAAAAATATGACGGAGCTTGTGTTTTTCATGCACCTTCACCTTTCCCATGTTTATATGAATCTCGCCCACACTCAAGGAGAGTTCAGGCAGTTTAATGAAGAGGTTGAGAAGCCTTTCAGCAGGTACATTCTTAATAACGTCATCCCTGAATACGGCATAAAGCCCTGCGCACGGGAGAAGAAAACCGACGGCGCAAAGAGAATCGGCTTCGTCTTTGACCGCA is a genomic window of Geovibrio thiophilus containing:
- the dapB gene encoding 4-hydroxy-tetrahydrodipicolinate reductase gives rise to the protein MDKVKVCMVGAAGKMGRRIICLLAESDKAELKGALEHSASSFLSMDAGEVAGCGKNGVSITSDLGTAVKGCDVIIDFTGCEPTMHALPGYVRFGVPAVIGSTGFTPEQTEKLKEASEKMPLLVSPNMSLGVNLTFKVLEMVAKAIGNTYDIEIVEAHHRLKKDAPSGTAMKMGEVVANATGRNIDKDGAFCRKGIIGERTDREIGMQTLRAGDIVGEHTVMFCGQGERIEITHRAHTRDTFAQGAISAAAWLKGKDKGLYNMYDVLGL
- a CDS encoding nickel-dependent hydrogenase large subunit: MADRIVVDPITRIEGHLRIEAKVENGVITDAWSSSTMFRGIEKILQGRDPRDAWYITQRFCGVCTTVHSIASIRAVENAVGMKVPFNAEMIRNVIMGMQYVQDHVIHFYHLHALDWVDIVSALSADPVKTAALQESISDWKYSSADYFRGIQERLAAFAKTGRLGPFGNAYWGHPAYKLPPEANLMAASHYLQALEVQKEIIKVHAILGSKNPHPQTFLTGGMSIPCDPNSQNAINADKIAMIMECNKIAKEFVEKVYVPDIIAVAPFYLDWAAIGKTSGNYMSYGEFPDGREGYPNNLWLPAGIIKNGDLSTVHPVDHTKITEDVVHSWYKDTGPRHPWEGATDQKYTGPKPPYEFLDVEQKYSFVKSPRYEGAPMEVGPLSRMLVAYASGHKEVQDAVNYVLTTLGVGPEVLFSTLGRTAARAVETLVVAGKMETWLMALAANINTGDYAIQDNSKWDPTTWPVQAQGYGWHEAPRGALGHWIVIQNKEIKNYQAVVPSTWNAAPRDDKGVRSPYEEALIGTPIADPERPLEILRTIHSYDPCLACAVHVYDEKNELKSKVQIL
- a CDS encoding cysteine-rich CWC family protein; the protein is MRESADKCPMCGQDNKCAALKKSNGTCWCVGKPPLPSEILTQYEWRPCFCENCYDKIIAQSKQNQQ
- a CDS encoding HyaD/HybD family hydrogenase maturation endopeptidase, producing the protein MRLLVLGIGNVLMNDDAAGALVVRSLEEKYADADENLRVIEGGTLGLDLLPLVEWADRLVLADAVDLNLPAGTVVKIEGEDVAPVFESKLSPHQMGMKDLLLTAELAGYRPPEVVLYGIQVKSIQMDMTLSPEVAEGCPKLRHYIEDEIENFLSARAEAE
- a CDS encoding PilZ domain-containing protein, with the translated sequence MLKDCIFEKGEFISVFSGYYENENGAAPDHEILFGAGQFFDNCFTDIPGSKPAEDFSNAVRDAGQNGQTVVVPLTRAIAWALCRICDDIKNSPVKQGSHARLLEALELLRKPLKKLETTDGSEVRDMFRFIKNNDTTAKLLNSYKGLRVFHSAEILEICGDDRIIMQVHPEQIKALEIEGYTCITHKLLPQQITADVKSMDSASGVVEFVNLVILKKPFDRRKIYRLQPEKPITAVLFAEGNRTEVEIVDVSLRGISLRLRENTVGSESEVRISFTLPLDEGKEMILRGKLKYIFCEEICKMGLETFPDHSQEALIKRYLIERMKKIEKELT
- the dapF gene encoding diaminopimelate epimerase, which gives rise to MGIAFWKMSGSGNDFIIIDNRDGKMNKFDPRQFIPKICARSLSVGADGVFYIENSDEADFQWQFFNSDASVAEMCGNGARCVARYAFLNGIAGKNMRFKTLAGIIEAEIKESVNVKVLMTKPFDYKKGIVLDVAGSKRELSFINTGVPHAVILTDDIDTFDVFNTGRAVRYHDYFAPKGTNFNVYAKTGESSFKIRTYERGVENETLACGTGSVACAICAVKDGIAKSPVTLRTMGGTDLMVHIESDEKVFLEGEARVIYTGEFTEESYMY
- the dapA gene encoding 4-hydroxy-tetrahydrodipicolinate synthase, with translation MFRGSFVAIATPMKNGKVDEESLRNLIEFQIESGTDGVVPCGTTGESATLTYEEHCRVIEIVIDQVKKRVPVVAGSGSNSTHESIFLTQHAQKAGADGALVITPYYNKPTQEGLYQHFKAIAESVKIPLLLYNVPGRTAVNVLPQTVIRLSKVDNIVGIKEASGSMDQAGEIIAGTDSSFALLSGEDSLTYPLYCIGAKGVISASTNVVAKDMGDMWDSFEKGDMETARKLHYKLLPVFKALFLETNPIPVKKALYLMGLAGDEIRLPLVPMTEEGTAKLRTALTNAGIKLTR